The Rhododendron vialii isolate Sample 1 chromosome 5a, ASM3025357v1 genome contains a region encoding:
- the LOC131326298 gene encoding rapid alkalinization factor-like: MATSSCLSQILILCLATALLVLESPRSAAASESHDRRLLGWATTRSGCRGTIAECLAADDQDESDSEIGSRRILSTYVYISYGALQRNTVPCSRRGASYYNCYGNSAQANPYTRGCTAITRCRS; the protein is encoded by the coding sequence atggCCACCTCTTCGTGTCTCTCCCAGATCTTAATCCTCTGCCTCGCCACCGCTCTGCTCGTCCTCGAATCCCCACGCTCCGCGGCCGCCAGTGAATCCCACGACCGGCGACTCCTCGGGTGGGCCACCACCAGATCCGGATGCCGTGGGACCATCGCCGAGTGCCTCGCCGCCGACGACCAGGACGAGTCCGACTCAGAGATCGGCAGCCGGCGCATCCTGTCCACCTACGTCTACATCAGCTACGGTGCGCTGCAGAGGAACACTGTCCCTTGCTCCCGACGCGGCGCCTCCTACTACAACTGCTACGGTAACAGTGCACAGGCCAATCCCTACACCCGCGGGTGCACCGCCATTACCCGTTGCAGGAGTTAG
- the LOC131326684 gene encoding uncharacterized protein LOC131326684: MEKVEACTLLSKLVTMRYNGKGNIREYIMEMSNIVAKMKALKLEFSEDILVFLVLISLPTQFGPFKINYNTQREKWTLNELIAQCVQEEERMKQERTESAHLATHSHGYSGTKKRKLNPKANGTADVGTSQTTLQQIQDKGVHCFFCKKVVGHVKKDCPKYHKWLAKKGLSKESNTQ; this comes from the exons ATGGAAAAGGTGGAGGCATGTACGCTTCTTAGCAAACTTGTCACCATGCGGTATAATGGCAAAGGAAATATAAGGGAGTACATTATGGAAATGTCCAATATTGTTGCAAAGATGAAAGCACTAAAGTTAGAATTCTCTGAAGACATCCTTGTGTTCCTCGTTTTGATTTCACTTCCTACACAATTTGGTCCcttcaaaatcaattataataCTCAAAGGGAGAAATGGACTCTTAATGAGCTCATTGCTCAATGTGTGCAAGAGGAAGAAAGGATGAAACAAGAAAGGACAGAAAGTGCTCACTTGGCTACTCATTCTCATGGCTATTCAGGcactaagaaaagaaaattaaacccTAAGGCTAATGGAACTGCAGATGTTGGGACTTCACAGACAACTTTGCAACAGATTCAAGATAAAGGTGTTCACTGTTTCTTTTGCAAAAAGGTTGTCGGTCATGTGAAGAAGGATTGTCCCAAATATCACAAGTGGCTCGCAAAGAAAG GGTTGTCTAAAGAGTCGAACACCCAGTGA